Genomic DNA from Mesorhizobium sp. 131-2-1:
CACATAGCGGTAGTCATAGTCGTCGTAGCCTGGCTCGTAATAGCTGTTGTAGCGGGGCTGCGGGTTGCTCAGCGCACCGGCGATCAGGGCGCCAGCCGCAAGGCCGACAACGCCGGCGGCGAGGGCGTCGCCATGGTCATGATGATGACGGCGCCAACGCCAGTCATCGGCATGGGCCGCCGGCAGGGAAGCCAATGTGGTCGCGGCGATGCCCGCGGACAGAATGGCGGTCTTGAGAATTCGGTTCATCGTTGGTCTCCTTCACGCCGGCCCGTGTATTTCGGGGGGATACGAACCGGCTTTAGCGAAGGTTAATAAAAGACCGTGGCTGAACGGAGGCTGAACGGAATTCGACCCGACAGGTCGATTGCAGGCGGCAAAATCATAGGCTCGGCGAGAGCGTACTCGCCTCATCAGCCTCCGTCAGATCTGTCTTCGACCGGCCTAGCCGATCGACAGGTTGACGGCCTTCGGACCCTTGCCGCGCTTATCCGGCTCGGTGTCGAATGTCACTTTCTGCCCATCCTCAAGACCGGGAAGACCCGACGCCTGCACGGCCGAAATATGGACGAAGACATCCTTCGCGCCATCGTCCGGCGTGATGAAGCCGAAGCCTTTGGCATGATTGAAGAACTTGACGGTGCCGGTCTGCGGCATGGGAAGCTCCTTTGATCCCATAAAGTCAGTCTCGGGCCGGCAAATGCCCGAGTGGAAATTTGTCCTTTATTTTAGCGCTATCGGCAAGAGAAAGTTTTTGCGCCGGGCGGCAGGCATCTATGGGGCGCTTTGCGTCCGTGGCGCTTTGCGCGCTGCGATTTGAATTATTGTTTTGGTGCAGGCTGTTAGCTCAAGTGCGCGGCACCCTTTGGATGCCTTGCGTCAGGCATGGAAAAGGCGCGACGGTAACCCGTCGCGCCTCGGAGAATTCAGCTCCGGCTCGGAAGCCGGTTCACGACCTTCGCAGCGCCCATCGCTCCTCCGCGCGGGCCGATGCTTAGGCCAACCGATCAGGCGGCGCGGAGATTGACCGCCTTCGGACCCTTGCCCATGCGGTCGGGCTCGACGTCGAAGGTGACCTTCTGGCCATCGACCAGCGTGCGCAGGCCCGAAGCCTCGATCGCCGAGATGTGGACGAACACATCCTTGGCGCCGCCGTCAGGCGTGATGAAGCCGAAGCCTTTGGTGGCGTTGAAGAACTTTACGGTGCCGGTCTGGGCCATTGGGGGAAACTCCTCTCACCCGTGTCAGTCTTAATATGGTTTGCCCGCCGCTGGCGCCTTGGGCATGTCCCGGTGGTTGCTTCGGCAGTCATGCATTGGCGCATGGTCAAACCCCCCGCCGAAAAACGGGGCCGTCAGAGATTCACATTATCGGGGAAAGGTCGTCCAAAACGTTCCGCTCTCCGGGTCGCAAATGCCCGAACACGGAATTTATCGCACGGAAACGTGATGGTTGCAAGACAGCGCCGCGGGTGGGCCCGATGGGCGCACCCGACGCAGCGCCTCGATAGACCCGGCCCCATGCCCGGTCATCGGCCAGAGCCCGGCCACGCATGGTCCAGCGGCCTCTGCCGTATGGCTGGACAGCGCCTGCGGCAGCGCCATGTCGTCCGCAAACGGGGGTTGCATTTGTCAGAGGAATGGCGAGGATCGGCAGGCGCGTTTTGCGCGGGAGCGGGGTCCATTGCACTCTGATTTGCGCATGATCTTCGGAGCCATGCGCCGGGAGGTTTTCATGAAATTTCTTGCGACGCTTTTCTCGCGACAGGGCTTTGCTCTCCTGTTCCTGTCGGCACTGCTTGCTGCCTGCACGGTGGTGGTGGACGAAGGACCGGGGCCGCGCCCGCGGCCGCCAAGGCCGGAGCCGCAATTCTGCACCAGGGAGTATGAGCCGGTCTGCGCCCGACGCGGCGGCGACCGCCAGACCTTCGCCAATGCCTGCCTTGCCGATCGGGCCGGATATCGCATCGTGCGGGATGGCCCATGCCGCGACGGTGGAGGTGGCGGCGGTGACGAGCCGACATTCTGCACCCGCGAATACGCTCCGGTCTGCGGCCGCCGCGGTGGGCAATTGCGCACCTTCCCGAATGCCTGCGAGGCCCGCGCCGCGGACTATCGCATCGTCGACGAGGGGCCGTGCTGAGAACACAAGACCTCACCGTCCCGGGCGGCGAGGTCCCTGCAATGGCAGAGCCCATCTCCTTTTGCCGAGGAGATGGGCAATTCCATCAGCGACCGGCGAAGCTCGTGCGTCTTGAAACTGCCGGCCGCATGGCTTAGGTCCGGCAAGCGGACAAACACGGCAGGTTTCCCATTAACAGAGATCAGAGAAGAGCGGCAAACGCGGGTTCCAGGTCGGGTTCGGCGAGCCCGCTCGATCCCTATGTGCAGAAGGCACTGCAACTGCATCAGACGGGGCGTCGCCAGGAAGCCGAGGCGCTCTACCGGCAGGTGCTGGCGCAGAAGCCGGACCATGCCGCGGCGCTGCATTTCCTGGGGCTTTTGCTGCATCAGACCGGCAGGAGCGACGAAGGGCTCGACCTCCTCGAACAATCGGTGACGCTGCAGCCCAAGAATGCTGATTTCCTCAACAATACGGGCACGGTCATGCGAGACCTCGGCCGCGTCGCTGCTGCCGCCGATTTCTTCCGCGGCGCGGTCGCCCTGCGGCCCGACCAGCTTGCTGCACGCGACAATCTCGGCTCGGCGCTGAAGCAGCTCGGTCAGTTAGAGGGCGCCGAAGACATCTATCGCGGCACGATCGGGCGCAACCCGTTCCATGCGCGCGCCCGTGTCGGGCTGGCCGAGACGCTACAGGAGGCGGGACGGCTGGACGAGGCGATCGCGGTGTTCCACGAGGCGCTGGCGATCCGGCCGAAGGACGCCGACCTGCTATACGGGCTGGGCGTCGGCATGATGGAGAAGGGCAAGCTGGACGAGGCCGCCGGCCTTGCCCGGCAGGCGCTGGCGATCGATCCCGCAATGGCCAGGGCCTGGCTGCTGCTGACGCAGGTCAAGCGGCAGACCGAGCGCGACGCCGAGCTCGCCGGCATGGAGGCGCAGCACGCCAAGGCGCCGCAGGGAAGCCTGGCGCGCATGCAGCTTTCCTTCGGCCTCGGCAAGGCCAATGACGACCTCAAGGACTATGCCCGCGCCTTCGACTATTTCGCCGAGGGCAACGCCATACGCCGTACCGGCATCGACTACGATGCCGCCAGAACACGCGACGAATTCGAGGCGATGAAGGCGACCTTCGACAAGGCCTTCTTTGAAAAGCACAGGCCGAGCGCCATCGCCGACGACACGCCGATCTTCGTCGTCGGCATGCCGCGTTCCGGCACCACGCTGGTCGAGCAGATCATCGCCAGCCATCCGCAGGTCTATGGCGCGGGCGAGCTCAGCATCCTGAAGACGGCGGTCGGCAAGCAGTTCCCGCTCACCATGAAGGGCGGCCTTCCGCAAGGCATCGCCGACATGGCCGACAAGGCCTTTGCCGAGGCGGGCGAGGCCTATCTCGACATGCTGCACGCCCGCTATCCGGGCTTCCGCCATGTCACCGACAAGATGCCCGGCAACTTCCTGCTGGTCGGCTTCATCCATCTGATGCTGCCGAAGGCGAAGATCATCCATTGCGCGCGCGACGCGGCGGCGACCTGCCTGTCGATCTACAAGGTGCATTTCCGCGGCGACAGCCACCGCTATGGTTACGACCTCGGCGAGCTCGCCGACTTCCACAATCTCTACACCGACATCATGGCGCATTGGCACGATGTGCTGCCGGGCGTCGTGCACGATGTGCACTATGAGGATTTCGTCGCCGACCAGGAAAGGCAGACGCGAGCGCTGATGGCGCATCTCGGCCTGCCCTGGGACGACAAGGTGCTGTCCTTCCACGAGACCGACCGTCCCGTGCGCACGGCCTCCGCCGCGCAGGTGCGCCAGCCGATGTACCAGGGCTCGGTCGACCTGTGGAAGCGCTATGGCGACAGGCTGAAGCCGCTGCTCGACAAGCTAGGCTGAACAATCAGGCCAATGCCTTGAGCTGATCGGCTTGCACCTTCTGCTCGTAGCACAGAAAGACGTTGCCATTGCCAAAGGTCTGCGATCGGCTCAGCTTGATGTCGAGCCGTTTGCCGATGCCTTCGAACATCGTCCTGCCGGAGCCGAGCACGACCGGGACGATGACGAATTGGTATTCGTCGATCAGACCTTCCTCGGCCAATTGGGCGATGAGATTGCCGCTTCCCAGGATGGTCATATGATTGCCCGGCTGCTGCTTCAGTTCCCGGAGCTTCGCGGCTGGACCGCTTTTGACCAACTCGGTGTTGTTCCAACTGGCTGTGTCGAGCGTGCGGGAAAACACGACCTTCGGCATGGAGTTCATTCGTTCGGCGACCACCGGCGCGATCTGTGCGGCCAGTGGCGTTGGCCAGAACTGGATCATCAGGTCATAGGTGACGCGGCCTAGCACCAGCATGCCGCCGCCCTTGGCATTGTTGGCGACGAAGGCGTTCCATTCCGGGTCCTGGCTGTGCGCCCAATCCATGGCGCCGTGCCCGTCGGTAAAATAGCCGTCGAGCGATATGCTGTTGAAAACGATCAGCTTGCGCATAAGTCGGTCCTATTTTTTCGAGACATCGAGACGAGTTTCGCGTTCTGCCGTTGCATCGGAATGCCCGGTCTACAGTTCAATGAACGGCTGGAAGCCGCCGAAGATCATGCGCTTGCCGTCGAAGGGCATCGTCCCCCAGTCGGGCTTGAAGCGGTCATCAGCCATCACCTTGGCCATCACCGCATCGCGGCTCTGCCTCGATTCATAGACCGCCCAGGCGAAGACGACGATCTCGTCTTCCTTGGCCTGAACGGCACGCGGAAACGAGGTCAGCTCGCCATAGGGCACATCGTCGCCGATACATTCGACATAGGCGAGCGCGCCGTGTTCCGTCCATATTGGGCCTGCGAGGTTGGCCAGCTTCTTGTAGTCGTCGAGCTTTGCCTTCGGCACGGCCAGCACGAAACCATCGACATAGGACATGGGGTTCTCCTTGGCGCGGAGCGCCTGAACTTCGTCATCCTCGGGTCTGCGCCGCGTCGCTTCGCTCCTTGCTCCGCCCGTGGATGACGAAGCGATGGGTCAAAGCTCGATGAACGTCTGGAAGCCGCCAAAGATCATGCGCTTGCCGTCGAACGGCATCGTCGGCCAATCGGCTTTCAGCCGCTCGTCGACCATTATCTTCGCCATCACTTCGTCGCGCCGTTTTCGCGACTCGTAGACAACCCATGCAAAGACGACGACCTCGTCAGCCTTGGCCTGCACGGCGCGCGGGAACGAGGTGAGCTCGCCATAAGGCACGTCGTCGCCGATGCATTCGACATAGGAGCGCGCGCCGTACTCCATCCAGATGGAGCCGGCTTGCCCAGCCATCTTCTTGTAGTCATCGAGATTTGCCTTGGGGACGGCGAGCACGAAACCATCGACATAGGACATCGCACTTCTCCTATGCCTTCTTGACCGGCGCGTTCATCGCCCACTCGACACCGAAGGGGTCGCGCATGTTGCCCCACTGGTCGCCCCAGAACATCACCTGCAGCGGCATGACGACCTGGCAGCCGGCGTCGACGGCGCGCTTCCACCAGGCCTCGATGTCGTCGCTGCCGAGATGCAGCTGCATGGTGCAGCCCTGCGGCTTCACGGGCGCCATGCCGTGCTCGGGATAGAAATCGGAGATCATCAGCGTCGAGCCGTTGATGTGGAGATGGATGTGCATGGTGCGGCCCTGCTCATCCGGCGGATAGAAGAACACCTGCTCGGCGCCAAAAGCCTTCTTGTAGAATTCGGCGGCCTTGAAGGCGCCGTCGAGCTGCAGATAGGGGGTCAATCCACCGAGCACTTTGGCGGCCGGCTGAACGGGGGTCTGGTCGGTCATTGTCTGCTCCTCTTTGCGTTTGGTCTGGCCTTGCGGACCACAGGACGGCCGAGGGGGCCGCGATCCTACACGGTCTCGGATTTTTTTCGAACCGCCGAAACCGCGCCGGGCTGGTCGCCTGTCAAATCACCTTGGCCGAGCAGGTTACCGCGCCGGCGCGTCGGCTGTTCTGCGCGTCGAAGATTTCCGGAAAGCCGATGTCCTTGCGCAGTTCGGCAGGCAGCGAAAGCAGGATGCGCTCGCTGCGGTAGCGGGCGCGCGCATCCGCGTACCGGGTTGCGATGCGACCGATGGATGACAGGACCGACATGATCAATTCTCCCTGGTTGACGCCGGCATCATCGTGTCGGCATCCCAAGGACGTGAGGCGTCCCGGCGATCCGACAGATCGCCGAGACTTTTTCGATCGGATTTTCAATCGCCCGTTTCGGCCACCGCGCGGAAGAAGCCCTCAGGGTCGTCGACCTCGGTCAGCCGGCGTTTCTCGACCAGCCAGAAGCGGTTGCCGACGGCGCGGATGAAGGCGCGGTCGTGCGAGGCGAGAACGCAGCTCGCCTGATGCGCCAGCAGTTCCGCCTCCAGCGCTTCCTGGCCGTCGATGTCGAGGTGGTTGGTCGGCTCGTCGAGCAGGTAGAAATTGGGATTGGCGAGCCTGAGCGCCAGCATCACCAGCCGCGCCCTCTGTCCGCCCGACAAAAGCCCGATCCGGCGCGCCTGCATGTCGATGCCGACGCCGGCGCCGGCGAGCAGCGAGCGGGCGCGCTGCTCGCCGATGTCGAATCTCCGCGTGAGCATCGCCAGCGGCGTGTCGTCACCGCTCATGCCCGACAGAGCCTGGTCGTTGTAGCCCAGCACCGTCGACGGCGTCACCTTCACGTTCCGCGCCGTTTCCGGCTCGGCGACGGCGTTGCGGATCAGGGTGACGAAGCGCGACTTGCCGACGCCGTTGCGGCCGAGCAGCACGATGCGGTCGCCCTGGCAGATGTTGCGCTTGCCAGTCCGGAACAGCAGCGTGCCGTCAGGTGTCTCCACCGCCGCGTCGTCCAGCGTGATCAGCACCTTGGCATGGGTGCCGCTGTTGGCGAGCCTGATCGCGCCCGCCGAGCGCTCGCGATGCGCCGGCATGGCCGCCTCTTCCAGCTTCTCCGCCCGCTGGTTGAGCTGCTTGGTCTTGACGGTCAGAAGATCGCTGCCGGAATTGATGCCGAAGTTGTTGAGCTTGGCCGCCTGGCGGCGCAACTGCTGCGCGACCTTCATGTCGCGCTCGAACTTGCGTGCCGTCGAGGCGTCCACGTCATCGAGCGCCTCGCGTGCCCGCGAATAGGGCAGCGAGAACACCGGTGACTGCTCCGGGCGCAGGAACAGCGTGCGGTTGGTGGTGGCGTCGAGGAAGGCGCGATCATGGCTGGCGATCACCACCGGCACTTCGCGCGGCAGCGCGTTCAACCAGCTCTCCAACTGGCCGATCTTCGCCAGGTCGAGATGGTTGGTCGGTTCGTCGAGGAGCAGCATATCGGGATCGGTGACCCAGGTACGGGCGATCAGCGCCAATCGCTGCCAGCCACCGCTCAAGGCGCGCATTGGCCGCTCTCGCATCGCTTCGGGCACGTCAAGGGAGTCGAGAACGACATCGACCCGCCACAGCTCGCTGTCGGCCTGCTCGGCCGGCAAGGCATCGGCCACCACCTGATGGAAGCTGCGGCCGAGAAGCGCGTCGGGGACGGACTGCTCGACATGGCCGACGCGCAGACCGCGCGACCGGGTGATGTCGCCGGAGGTGGCTTCCATTTCGCCGGTCAGGCATCTGAGCAAGGTGGACTTGCCGCGGCCATTGGCGGCGACGATGCCGAGCCGGTCGCCAGCGCCGATGGCGAGGTCGAGGTTGGAGAAGAGCGGCGCACTCATGGTGACGCCGAGGGATTTGAGGCTGATCAGGGCCATGTCGATTTCTCAGGTCTGCCGGGAACCGGCTGATGCACTTTGACGGTGCGCCGACAGGCCATCAGGCCAAGCTCAGCAGCACCACGAAGGGCAGACCAAAAATCGAAGCGGGAAAAACCCGGACCGTCCTGGTCAGCCCTGCAAGCAAGCTCGCAGGGCACAGACAGGGCCGCGCTGACGGTGGTGATCGATAAACACGCAGCCCTCCTTTCTGGACGTTCGAGTACCGGGGAATGGCTACACCAGGGGTGGGGGTGGTGGCAAGGGTGGGCTAGGAGGTGCCCCCCTTCTCCCCTTGTGGGCCTGTTGCGTAATTGGCTGGTTGTGATTCTCTGAGGGCGGAAGCCGTGGAGAGTCGCAATGGCGGTGAAGCAGACAGGTCAGTTGAGCTTGGCGGAGGCGTTTCTTGGCAGCAAGCTTCCAGGTGGCGCTTCGCCACTCGATCGGCTGTCTGGTCTGGTGAAGTGGTATCGCTTCGAGAAGCTGCTTGTCGCGCTGCGCGATGGCGGGCCGGGACGCGCGGCCTGGCCGCCGCTGGTGCTGTTCAAGGCGCTGCTGCTGCAATCGCTCTATGGGCTGTCGGATCGCGAACTGGAGGAAGCGCTGGGCGACCGGTTGTCGTTCCGCCGCTTTGTCGGGCTTGGTCTTGAGGAGAGCATCCCCGATCACACGGTGCTGTCACGCTTTCGCAATCTGCTTGTCGGCGAAGGGTTGATGGAGAAGCTGTTTGGCGAACTGGACCGACAGCTGGAGAAAGCCGGTGTGATCCTGAAGCGTGGCACGATGCTGGATGCCACGCTGATCGATGCCGTCTCGGCGCCGCCGACGCCGGAGCGGGTGTCGAAGGACGCAGACGCTCGCATAACCGCACGCAAGGGCAAGGGCGGCCTCACCTTCGGCTACAAGGCTCATGTCGGGGTGGATGAGGGATCGGGCCTGATCCGCACGGTGATCACTACACCGGCCAACGTCAACGACACAGTGCCGGCCGATCGCTTGATCTGCGGCGACGAGAAGACGGTGTGGGCGGATGC
This window encodes:
- a CDS encoding cold-shock protein, with amino-acid sequence MPQTGTVKFFNHAKGFGFITPDDGAKDVFVHISAVQASGLPGLEDGQKVTFDTEPDKRGKGPKAVNLSIG
- a CDS encoding ABC-F family ATP-binding cassette domain-containing protein, which encodes MALISLKSLGVTMSAPLFSNLDLAIGAGDRLGIVAANGRGKSTLLRCLTGEMEATSGDITRSRGLRVGHVEQSVPDALLGRSFHQVVADALPAEQADSELWRVDVVLDSLDVPEAMRERPMRALSGGWQRLALIARTWVTDPDMLLLDEPTNHLDLAKIGQLESWLNALPREVPVVIASHDRAFLDATTNRTLFLRPEQSPVFSLPYSRAREALDDVDASTARKFERDMKVAQQLRRQAAKLNNFGINSGSDLLTVKTKQLNQRAEKLEEAAMPAHRERSAGAIRLANSGTHAKVLITLDDAAVETPDGTLLFRTGKRNICQGDRIVLLGRNGVGKSRFVTLIRNAVAEPETARNVKVTPSTVLGYNDQALSGMSGDDTPLAMLTRRFDIGEQRARSLLAGAGVGIDMQARRIGLLSGGQRARLVMLALRLANPNFYLLDEPTNHLDIDGQEALEAELLAHQASCVLASHDRAFIRAVGNRFWLVEKRRLTEVDDPEGFFRAVAETGD
- a CDS encoding tetratricopeptide repeat-containing sulfotransferase family protein — encoded protein: MQKALQLHQTGRRQEAEALYRQVLAQKPDHAAALHFLGLLLHQTGRSDEGLDLLEQSVTLQPKNADFLNNTGTVMRDLGRVAAAADFFRGAVALRPDQLAARDNLGSALKQLGQLEGAEDIYRGTIGRNPFHARARVGLAETLQEAGRLDEAIAVFHEALAIRPKDADLLYGLGVGMMEKGKLDEAAGLARQALAIDPAMARAWLLLTQVKRQTERDAELAGMEAQHAKAPQGSLARMQLSFGLGKANDDLKDYARAFDYFAEGNAIRRTGIDYDAARTRDEFEAMKATFDKAFFEKHRPSAIADDTPIFVVGMPRSGTTLVEQIIASHPQVYGAGELSILKTAVGKQFPLTMKGGLPQGIADMADKAFAEAGEAYLDMLHARYPGFRHVTDKMPGNFLLVGFIHLMLPKAKIIHCARDAAATCLSIYKVHFRGDSHRYGYDLGELADFHNLYTDIMAHWHDVLPGVVHDVHYEDFVADQERQTRALMAHLGLPWDDKVLSFHETDRPVRTASAAQVRQPMYQGSVDLWKRYGDRLKPLLDKLG
- a CDS encoding cold-shock protein, with amino-acid sequence MAQTGTVKFFNATKGFGFITPDGGAKDVFVHISAIEASGLRTLVDGQKVTFDVEPDRMGKGPKAVNLRAA
- a CDS encoding Kazal-type serine protease inhibitor domain-containing protein; its protein translation is MKFLATLFSRQGFALLFLSALLAACTVVVDEGPGPRPRPPRPEPQFCTREYEPVCARRGGDRQTFANACLADRAGYRIVRDGPCRDGGGGGGDEPTFCTREYAPVCGRRGGQLRTFPNACEARAADYRIVDEGPC
- a CDS encoding BA14K family protein translates to MNRILKTAILSAGIAATTLASLPAAHADDWRWRRHHHDHGDALAAGVVGLAAGALIAGALSNPQPRYNSYYEPGYDDYDYRYVRPAPVRRYYAQPRVVYADRYAEPWTRDWYEYCSDRYRTFNSRTGTFTGNDGEQHFCVAN
- a CDS encoding dihydrofolate reductase family protein, producing MRKLIVFNSISLDGYFTDGHGAMDWAHSQDPEWNAFVANNAKGGGMLVLGRVTYDLMIQFWPTPLAAQIAPVVAERMNSMPKVVFSRTLDTASWNNTELVKSGPAAKLRELKQQPGNHMTILGSGNLIAQLAEEGLIDEYQFVIVPVVLGSGRTMFEGIGKRLDIKLSRSQTFGNGNVFLCYEQKVQADQLKALA
- a CDS encoding VOC family protein; the encoded protein is MTDQTPVQPAAKVLGGLTPYLQLDGAFKAAEFYKKAFGAEQVFFYPPDEQGRTMHIHLHINGSTLMISDFYPEHGMAPVKPQGCTMQLHLGSDDIEAWWKRAVDAGCQVVMPLQVMFWGDQWGNMRDPFGVEWAMNAPVKKA
- a CDS encoding DUF1428 domain-containing protein, with protein sequence MSYVDGFVLAVPKANLDDYKKMAGQAGSIWMEYGARSYVECIGDDVPYGELTSFPRAVQAKADEVVVFAWVVYESRKRRDEVMAKIMVDERLKADWPTMPFDGKRMIFGGFQTFIEL
- a CDS encoding IS5 family transposase; this encodes MAVKQTGQLSLAEAFLGSKLPGGASPLDRLSGLVKWYRFEKLLVALRDGGPGRAAWPPLVLFKALLLQSLYGLSDRELEEALGDRLSFRRFVGLGLEESIPDHTVLSRFRNLLVGEGLMEKLFGELDRQLEKAGVILKRGTMLDATLIDAVSAPPTPERVSKDADARITARKGKGGLTFGYKAHVGVDEGSGLIRTVITTPANVNDTVPADRLICGDEKTVWADAAYDTHARRARLKAEGKKVRIARRPNKHHALPARLKHYNRLIARRRAAVETTFATLKNRMRLTTIRYVGLAKAAGQVTMAAIAFNMRRWAAITG
- a CDS encoding DUF1428 domain-containing protein, with the translated sequence MSYVDGFVLAVPKAKLDDYKKLANLAGPIWTEHGALAYVECIGDDVPYGELTSFPRAVQAKEDEIVVFAWAVYESRQSRDAVMAKVMADDRFKPDWGTMPFDGKRMIFGGFQPFIEL